In the genome of Streptomyces racemochromogenes, one region contains:
- a CDS encoding aspartate carbamoyltransferase catalytic subunit, with amino-acid sequence MKRHLISAADLTRDDAVLILDTAEEMARVADRPIKKLPTLRGLTICNLFFEDSTRTRISFEAAEKRLSADVINFAAKGSSVSKGESLKDTAQTLEAMGVDAVVIRHHASGAPYRLATSGWIDAPVINAGDGTHEHPTQALLDAFTMRRRLVGRDAGLGKDLNGRRITLVGDVLHSRVARSNVQLLHTLGAEVTLVAPPTLVPVGVENWPCEISYGLDEVLPKSDAVMMLRVQRERMNAAFFPTEREYSRRYGLDAARMAKMPEHAIVMHPGPMVRGMEITAEVADSDRCTVVEQVANGVSIRMAVLYLLLGGSEPAVTTPAAARTEENK; translated from the coding sequence ATGAAGCGCCACCTCATCTCGGCCGCCGACCTCACGCGCGACGACGCCGTCCTGATCCTCGACACCGCCGAGGAGATGGCCCGGGTCGCCGACCGGCCGATAAAGAAGCTGCCCACCCTGCGCGGCCTCACCATCTGCAACCTGTTCTTCGAGGACTCGACCCGTACCCGGATCTCCTTCGAAGCCGCCGAGAAGCGCCTCTCCGCCGACGTCATCAACTTCGCCGCCAAGGGCTCCAGCGTCTCCAAGGGCGAGTCCCTCAAGGACACCGCCCAGACCCTGGAGGCCATGGGCGTGGACGCCGTGGTCATCCGCCACCACGCCTCCGGCGCCCCCTACCGGCTCGCCACCTCCGGCTGGATCGACGCCCCGGTGATCAACGCCGGCGACGGCACCCACGAGCACCCCACGCAGGCGCTGCTCGACGCCTTCACCATGCGCCGCCGGCTGGTCGGCCGGGACGCCGGGCTGGGCAAGGACCTGAACGGCCGCCGCATCACCCTCGTCGGCGACGTCCTGCACAGCCGGGTCGCCCGCTCCAACGTCCAGCTGCTGCACACCCTCGGCGCCGAGGTCACCCTGGTGGCCCCGCCCACACTGGTGCCGGTCGGCGTCGAGAACTGGCCCTGCGAGATCTCGTACGGCCTCGACGAGGTGCTGCCGAAGTCCGACGCGGTGATGATGCTGCGTGTGCAGCGCGAGCGGATGAACGCCGCCTTCTTCCCGACCGAGCGCGAGTACTCCCGCCGCTACGGCCTGGACGCCGCCCGCATGGCCAAGATGCCCGAGCACGCCATCGTGATGCACCCCGGCCCCATGGTCCGCGGCATGGAGATCACCGCCGAGGTCGCCGACTCCGACCGCTGCACGGTCGTCGAGCAGGTCGCCAACGGCGTCTCGATCCGCATGGCCGTCCTCTACCTGCTGCTCGGAGGCTCCGAGCCCGCCGTCACCACCCCCGCCGCCGCCCGTACCGAGGAGAACAAGTAA
- a CDS encoding dihydroorotase — protein MSKILIRGAKVLGGEAQDVLIDGETIAATARQGEIDLSGLNLSAEDVTVIEAEGQVLLPGLVDLHTHLREPGREDSETVLTGTRAAASGGYTAVFAMANTFPVADTAGVVEQVWRLGKESGYCDVQPIGAVTVGLEGKKLSELGAMHESAARVTVFSDDGKCVDDAVIMRRALEYVKAFGGVVAQHAQEPRLTEGAQMNEGVVSAELGLGGWPAVAEESIIARDVLLAEHVGSRVHICHLSTAGSVEIVRWAKSRGIDVTAEVTPHHLLLTDELVRSYDPVYKVNPPLRTERDVMALREALADGTIDIVATDHAPHPHEDKDCEWAAAAMGMVGLETALSVVQQTMVETGLLDWAGVAERMSHAPARIGSLAGHGRPVSAGEPANLTLVETSYRGVVDPAHFASRSRNTPYEGRELPGRVTHTFLRGRATVVDGKLA, from the coding sequence ATGAGCAAGATCCTTATCCGCGGTGCGAAGGTCCTCGGCGGCGAGGCGCAGGACGTCCTGATCGACGGCGAGACCATCGCCGCCACCGCCCGGCAGGGCGAAATCGATCTCAGTGGCCTGAACCTGTCCGCCGAGGACGTCACGGTCATCGAGGCCGAGGGCCAGGTCCTCCTCCCCGGCCTCGTCGACCTCCACACCCACCTGCGCGAGCCCGGCCGCGAGGACTCCGAGACGGTCCTCACCGGCACCCGCGCCGCGGCCTCCGGCGGCTACACGGCCGTCTTCGCCATGGCCAACACCTTCCCGGTCGCCGACACCGCCGGCGTCGTCGAGCAGGTCTGGCGCCTGGGCAAGGAGTCCGGCTACTGCGACGTCCAGCCCATCGGCGCCGTCACCGTCGGCCTGGAGGGCAAGAAGCTCTCCGAGCTGGGCGCCATGCACGAGTCCGCCGCCCGCGTCACCGTCTTCTCCGACGACGGCAAGTGCGTGGACGACGCCGTGATCATGCGCCGCGCCCTGGAGTACGTGAAGGCCTTCGGCGGCGTCGTCGCCCAGCACGCCCAGGAGCCCCGCCTCACCGAGGGCGCCCAGATGAACGAGGGCGTCGTCTCGGCCGAGCTCGGCCTGGGCGGCTGGCCGGCCGTCGCCGAGGAGTCGATCATCGCCCGCGACGTCCTCCTCGCCGAGCACGTCGGCTCCCGCGTGCACATCTGCCACCTCTCCACCGCCGGCTCCGTCGAGATCGTCCGCTGGGCCAAGTCCCGCGGCATCGACGTCACCGCCGAGGTCACCCCGCACCACCTGCTCCTCACCGACGAGCTCGTGCGCTCGTACGACCCGGTCTACAAGGTCAACCCGCCGCTGCGCACCGAGCGCGACGTGATGGCCCTGCGCGAGGCGCTCGCCGACGGCACGATCGACATCGTCGCCACCGACCACGCCCCGCACCCGCACGAGGACAAGGACTGCGAGTGGGCCGCCGCCGCCATGGGCATGGTGGGCCTGGAGACCGCGCTCTCCGTCGTCCAGCAGACGATGGTGGAGACCGGACTGCTCGACTGGGCGGGCGTCGCGGAGCGCATGTCGCACGCCCCGGCGCGCATCGGAAGCCTCGCGGGGCACGGCCGGCCCGTCTCGGCAGGTGAACCCGCGAACCTGACCTTGGTCGAGACCTCGTACCGTGGTGTCGTGGACCCCGCACACTTCGCCTCCCGCAGCCGCAACACGCCCTACGAGGGCCGCGAGCTGCCGGGTCGCGTCACTCACACCTTCCTGCGGGGCCGGGCAACGGTCGTGGACGGGAAACTGGCGTGA
- the carB gene encoding carbamoyl-phosphate synthase large subunit, with protein sequence MPKRTDIQSVLVIGSGPIVIGQAAEFDYSGTQACRILKAEGLRVILVNSNPATIMTDPEIADATYVEPITPEFVEKIIAKERPDALLPTLGGQTALNTAISMHEQGVLEKYGVELIGANVEAINKGEDRDLFKGVVEAVKAKIGYGESARSVICHSMDDVIQGVDTLGGYPVVVRPSFTMGGAGSGFAHDEEELRRIAGQGLTLSPTTEVLLEESILGWKEYELELMRDTKDNVVVVCSIENFDPMGVHTGDSITVAPSMTLTDREYQRLRDIGIAIIREVGVDTGGCNIQFAINPDDGRVIVIEMNPRVSRSSALASKATGFPIAKIAAKLAIGYTLDEVPNDITEKTPASFEPSLDYVVVKAPRFAFEKFPAADATLTTTMKSVGEAMAIGRNFTEALQKALRSLEKKGSQFTFVGEPGDKEELLATAVRPTDGRINTVMQAIRAGATQEEVFESTKIDPWFVDQLFLIKEIADELAAAEKLHPELLAEAKRHGFSDAQIAEIRGLREDVVREVRHALGVRPVYKTVDTCAAEFAAKTPYFYSSYDEESEVAPRTKPAVIILGSGPNRIGQGIEFDYSCVHASFALSDAGYETVMVNCNPETVSTDYDTSDRLYFEPLTLEDVLEIVHAESLAGPIAGVVVQLGGQTPLGLAQALKDNGVPVVGTSPEAIHAAEDRGAFGQVLADAGLPAPKHGTATTFAGAKAIADEIGYPVLVRPSYVLGGRGMEIVYDETRLESYIAESTEISPTRPVLVDRFLDDAIEIDVDALYDGEELYLGGVMEHIEEAGIHSGDSACALPPITLGGFDIKRLRASTEAIAKGVGVRGLINIQFAMAGDILYVLEANPRASRTVPFTSKATAVPLAKAAARISLGATIAELRAEGMLPKAGDGGTLPLDAPISVKEAVMPWSRFRDIHGRGVDTVLGPEMRSTGEVMGIDTVFGTAYAKSQAGAYGPLPTKGRAFISVANRDKRSMIFPARELVAHGFELLATSGTAEVLRRNGINATVVRKLSEGEGPDGEKTIVQLIHDGQVDLIVNTPYGTGGRLDGYEIRTAAVARSVPCLTTVQALAAAVQGIDALNRGDVGVRSLQEHAEHLNAARD encoded by the coding sequence GTGCCTAAGCGCACCGATATCCAGTCCGTCCTGGTCATCGGCTCCGGCCCGATCGTCATCGGCCAGGCCGCGGAGTTCGACTACTCCGGCACCCAGGCCTGCCGCATCCTCAAGGCCGAGGGCCTGCGGGTCATCCTGGTGAACTCCAACCCGGCGACGATCATGACCGACCCGGAGATCGCCGACGCCACGTACGTTGAGCCGATCACCCCCGAGTTCGTCGAGAAGATCATCGCCAAGGAGCGCCCCGACGCGCTCCTGCCGACCCTCGGCGGCCAGACCGCGCTGAACACCGCCATCTCCATGCACGAGCAGGGCGTGCTGGAGAAGTACGGCGTCGAGCTCATCGGCGCCAACGTCGAGGCCATCAACAAGGGCGAGGACCGCGACCTCTTCAAGGGCGTCGTCGAGGCCGTCAAGGCCAAGATCGGCTACGGCGAGTCCGCCCGCTCGGTCATCTGCCACTCGATGGACGACGTCATCCAGGGCGTCGACACCCTCGGCGGCTACCCCGTCGTCGTGCGCCCCTCCTTCACCATGGGCGGCGCCGGCTCCGGCTTCGCCCACGACGAGGAGGAGCTGCGCCGCATCGCCGGCCAGGGCCTCACGCTCTCCCCGACCACCGAGGTGCTCCTGGAGGAGTCCATCCTCGGCTGGAAGGAGTACGAGCTGGAGCTGATGCGCGACACCAAGGACAATGTGGTCGTCGTCTGCTCCATCGAGAACTTCGACCCGATGGGCGTGCACACCGGTGACTCGATCACCGTCGCCCCGTCGATGACCCTCACCGACCGCGAGTACCAGCGGCTGCGCGACATCGGCATCGCGATCATCCGCGAGGTCGGCGTCGACACCGGCGGCTGCAACATCCAGTTCGCGATCAACCCGGACGACGGCCGCGTCATCGTCATCGAGATGAACCCGCGCGTCTCCCGCTCCTCCGCGCTCGCCTCGAAGGCCACCGGCTTCCCGATCGCCAAGATCGCCGCCAAGCTGGCCATCGGCTACACGCTGGACGAGGTCCCGAACGACATCACCGAGAAGACGCCGGCCTCCTTCGAGCCGTCCCTCGACTACGTCGTCGTCAAGGCCCCGCGCTTCGCCTTCGAGAAGTTCCCGGCCGCCGACGCCACCCTCACCACCACCATGAAGTCGGTGGGCGAGGCCATGGCCATCGGCCGCAACTTCACCGAGGCCCTCCAGAAGGCCCTGCGCTCCCTGGAGAAGAAGGGCTCCCAGTTCACCTTCGTCGGCGAGCCCGGCGACAAGGAAGAGCTGCTGGCCACCGCGGTCCGCCCGACCGACGGCCGCATCAACACCGTCATGCAGGCCATCCGCGCCGGCGCCACCCAGGAGGAGGTCTTCGAGTCCACGAAGATCGACCCCTGGTTCGTCGACCAGCTCTTCCTGATCAAGGAGATCGCGGACGAGCTCGCCGCCGCCGAGAAGCTCCACCCCGAGCTGCTCGCCGAGGCCAAGCGCCACGGCTTCTCCGACGCCCAGATCGCCGAGATCCGCGGCCTGCGCGAGGACGTCGTCCGCGAGGTCCGCCACGCCCTCGGCGTCCGCCCGGTCTACAAGACGGTCGACACCTGCGCCGCCGAGTTCGCCGCGAAGACCCCGTACTTCTACTCGTCCTACGACGAGGAGTCCGAGGTCGCGCCGCGCACCAAGCCGGCGGTGATCATCCTGGGCTCCGGCCCGAACCGCATCGGCCAGGGCATCGAGTTCGACTACTCCTGCGTCCACGCCTCCTTCGCCCTCAGCGACGCCGGCTACGAGACCGTGATGGTCAACTGCAACCCCGAGACCGTCTCGACGGACTACGACACCTCCGACCGCCTGTACTTCGAGCCGCTGACGCTGGAAGACGTGCTGGAGATCGTCCACGCCGAGTCGCTGGCCGGCCCCATCGCCGGTGTCGTCGTCCAGCTCGGCGGCCAGACCCCGCTGGGTCTCGCCCAGGCGCTCAAGGACAACGGCGTCCCCGTGGTCGGCACCTCCCCGGAGGCCATCCACGCCGCCGAGGACCGCGGCGCCTTCGGCCAGGTCCTCGCCGACGCCGGCCTGCCCGCGCCCAAGCACGGCACCGCCACCACCTTCGCCGGCGCGAAGGCGATCGCCGACGAGATCGGCTACCCGGTCCTCGTCCGCCCGTCCTACGTGCTCGGCGGCCGCGGTATGGAGATCGTCTACGACGAGACCCGCCTGGAGTCGTACATCGCGGAGTCCACGGAGATCTCCCCGACCCGCCCCGTGCTGGTCGACCGCTTCCTCGACGACGCGATCGAGATCGACGTCGACGCCCTCTACGACGGCGAGGAGCTCTACCTCGGCGGCGTCATGGAGCACATCGAGGAGGCCGGCATCCACTCCGGCGACTCGGCCTGCGCCCTGCCCCCGATCACCCTCGGCGGCTTCGACATCAAGCGCCTGCGCGCCTCCACCGAGGCCATCGCCAAGGGCGTCGGCGTCCGCGGCCTGATCAACATCCAGTTCGCGATGGCGGGCGACATCCTCTACGTCCTGGAGGCCAACCCGCGCGCCTCCCGGACCGTCCCCTTCACCTCGAAGGCGACCGCCGTCCCGCTCGCGAAGGCCGCCGCCCGCATCTCGCTCGGCGCCACCATCGCCGAGCTGCGCGCCGAGGGCATGCTGCCCAAGGCCGGCGACGGCGGCACCCTGCCGCTGGACGCGCCGATCTCCGTCAAGGAGGCCGTCATGCCGTGGTCGCGCTTCCGCGACATCCACGGCCGCGGCGTGGACACCGTCCTCGGCCCGGAGATGCGCTCCACCGGCGAGGTCATGGGCATCGACACGGTCTTCGGCACGGCGTACGCCAAGTCGCAGGCCGGCGCCTACGGCCCGCTGCCCACCAAGGGCCGCGCGTTCATCTCCGTCGCCAACCGCGACAAGCGCTCGATGATCTTCCCGGCCCGTGAGCTCGTCGCCCACGGCTTCGAGCTGCTCGCCACCTCCGGCACCGCCGAGGTGCTGCGCCGCAACGGCATCAACGCCACCGTCGTGCGCAAGCTCAGCGAGGGCGAGGGCCCGGACGGCGAGAAGACCATCGTCCAGCTCATCCACGACGGCCAGGTCGACCTGATCGTCAACACCCCGTACGGCACCGGCGGCCGCCTCGACGGCTACGAGATCCGTACGGCGGCCGTGGCGCGCAGCGTCCCGTGCCTGACCACGGTCCAGGCGCTCGCCGCCGCCGTCCAGGGCATCGACGCGCTCAACCGCGGGGACGTCGGCGTGCGCTCCCTCCAGGAGCACGCGGAGCACCTCAACGCCGCCCGCGACTAG
- a CDS encoding quinone-dependent dihydroorotate dehydrogenase codes for MYKLFFNLVFKRMDPERAHYAAFRWIRLAARIPVLRTFVAAALAPRYDSLRTEALGLRMHGPFGLAAGFDKNAVAIDGMSMLGFDHVEIGTVTGQAQPGNPKKRLFRLVADRALINRMGFNNEGSAAVAARLAARNPVFRTVVGVNIGKTKVVPEAEAAADYVVSTERLARHADYLVVNVSSPNTPGLRNLQATESLRPLLTAVREAADRSVTGRRVPLLVKIAPDLADEDVDAVADLALELGLDGIIATNTTIAREGLGLKSDPALVKETGGLSGAPVKERSLEVLRRLYGRVGDRLVLVGVGGIENAEDAWQRILAGATLIQGYSAFIYEGPFYARAIHKGLAARLAASPYATLAEAVGAETRKAAP; via the coding sequence ATGTACAAACTGTTCTTCAACCTGGTCTTCAAGCGGATGGACCCCGAGCGGGCCCACTACGCGGCCTTCCGGTGGATCCGCCTCGCCGCCCGCATCCCGGTGCTGCGCACCTTCGTCGCGGCCGCCCTGGCGCCCCGGTACGACTCCCTGCGCACGGAGGCCCTCGGCCTGCGGATGCACGGCCCCTTCGGGCTCGCGGCCGGCTTCGACAAGAACGCCGTTGCCATCGACGGCATGTCGATGCTCGGCTTCGACCACGTCGAGATCGGCACTGTCACCGGGCAGGCGCAGCCCGGCAACCCGAAGAAGCGGCTCTTCCGCCTGGTCGCCGACCGGGCGCTGATCAACCGCATGGGCTTCAACAACGAGGGCTCGGCCGCCGTCGCCGCCCGCCTGGCCGCCCGCAACCCCGTCTTCCGGACGGTCGTGGGTGTCAACATCGGCAAGACCAAGGTGGTCCCGGAGGCCGAGGCCGCCGCCGACTACGTGGTCTCCACCGAGCGCCTGGCCCGCCACGCCGACTACCTCGTCGTCAACGTCTCCTCGCCGAACACCCCGGGCCTGCGCAACCTCCAGGCCACGGAGTCCCTGCGGCCGCTGCTGACCGCCGTGCGCGAGGCCGCGGACCGCTCCGTCACCGGCCGCCGGGTCCCGCTGCTGGTCAAGATCGCCCCCGACCTCGCGGACGAGGACGTCGACGCGGTCGCCGACCTCGCCCTCGAACTGGGCCTGGACGGCATCATCGCCACCAACACCACCATCGCCCGCGAGGGCCTGGGCCTGAAGTCCGACCCGGCCCTGGTCAAGGAGACCGGCGGACTCTCCGGCGCCCCGGTCAAGGAGCGCTCCCTGGAGGTCCTGCGCCGCCTGTACGGGCGCGTGGGCGACCGCCTCGTCCTGGTGGGCGTCGGCGGCATCGAGAACGCCGAGGATGCCTGGCAGCGCATCCTGGCGGGTGCCACGCTGATCCAGGGCTACAGCGCCTTCATCTACGAGGGCCCGTTCTACGCCCGCGCCATCCACAAGGGCCTGGCCGCGCGCCTGGCCGCCAGCCCCTACGCGACCCTGGCCGAGGCCGTGGGCGCCGAGACCCGAAAGGCCGCGCCGTGA
- the pyrF gene encoding orotidine-5'-phosphate decarboxylase, which yields MSPVTPFGARLRAAMDARGPLCVGIDPHAALLASWGLADDIAGLERFSRTVVEALADSVAVFKPQAAFFERFGSKGVAVLERTVADARAAGTLVVMDAKRGDIGSTMAAYASAFLDPSSPLFSDALTVSPYLGYGSLAPAVELARESGAGLFVLALTSNPEGAEVQRAVREDGRSIGATMLAHLAAENAGAEPMGSFGAVVGATLGDLSSFDLDINGPLLAPGIGAQGATAADLPAVFGAAVANVVPNVSRGVLKHGPDVAALRASAKHFADEVREAVAG from the coding sequence GTGAGCCCTGTGACCCCCTTCGGAGCCCGTCTGCGCGCCGCCATGGACGCCCGGGGCCCGCTGTGCGTGGGGATCGACCCGCACGCCGCGCTGCTGGCCTCCTGGGGCCTGGCGGACGACATCGCCGGCCTGGAGCGGTTCTCCCGCACGGTGGTCGAGGCCCTGGCCGACTCCGTCGCCGTCTTCAAGCCGCAGGCCGCCTTCTTCGAGCGGTTCGGCTCCAAGGGCGTCGCGGTCCTGGAGCGGACCGTCGCGGACGCCCGCGCCGCCGGGACCCTGGTGGTCATGGACGCCAAGCGCGGCGACATCGGCTCCACGATGGCCGCGTACGCCTCGGCCTTCCTCGACCCGTCCTCCCCGCTGTTCTCGGACGCCCTGACGGTCTCCCCGTACCTGGGCTACGGCTCCCTCGCCCCGGCCGTGGAACTGGCCAGGGAATCGGGCGCCGGCCTCTTCGTGCTGGCCCTGACCTCCAACCCTGAGGGCGCGGAGGTCCAGCGCGCGGTCCGCGAGGACGGCCGCTCGATCGGCGCGACCATGCTGGCCCACCTGGCGGCGGAGAACGCGGGCGCCGAGCCGATGGGCTCCTTCGGCGCGGTGGTCGGCGCCACGCTGGGCGACCTGTCCTCCTTCGACCTGGACATCAACGGCCCGCTGCTGGCCCCGGGCATCGGGGCCCAGGGCGCGACGGCGGCCGACCTCCCGGCGGTCTTCGGCGCGGCGGTCGCCAACGTGGTCCCGAACGTCTCCCGGGGAGTCCTCAAGCACGGTCCGGACGTCGCCGCCCTGCGGGCCTCCGCGAAGCACTTCGCGGACGAGGTGCGCGAGGCCGTCGCGGGCTGA
- a CDS encoding integration host factor, whose amino-acid sequence MALPPLTPEQRAAALEKAAAARRERAEVKNRLKHSGASLHDVIKTGQENDVIGKMKVSALLESLPGVGKVRAKQIMERLGISESRRVRGLGSNQIASLEREFGGSGA is encoded by the coding sequence GTGGCTCTTCCGCCCCTTACCCCTGAACAGCGCGCAGCAGCGCTCGAAAAGGCCGCCGCGGCTCGCCGGGAGCGGGCCGAGGTGAAGAATCGACTCAAGCACTCCGGCGCCTCCCTCCACGACGTCATCAAGACGGGACAGGAGAACGACGTCATCGGCAAGATGAAGGTCTCCGCCCTTCTCGAGTCGCTGCCCGGCGTCGGCAAGGTCCGCGCCAAGCAGATCATGGAGCGCCTCGGCATCTCCGAGTCCCGGCGTGTCCGAGGTCTCGGCTCCAACCAGATCGCCTCTCTGGAGCGCGAGTTCGGCGGTAGCGGCGCCTGA
- the gmk gene encoding guanylate kinase: protein MAAEVRPRLTVLSGPSGVGKSTVVAHMRKVHPEVWLSVSATTRKPRPGERHGIHYFFVNDDEFDKLIANGELLEWAEFAGNRYGTPRGAVLERLDNGEPVLLEIDLQGARLVRGSMPEARLVFLAPPSWDELVRRLTGRGTESAEVIERRLDAAKTELAAESEFDTTLVNTSVEDVARELLALMAVV, encoded by the coding sequence ATGGCAGCAGAGGTTCGTCCGCGGCTGACCGTGCTCTCCGGCCCCTCGGGGGTCGGCAAGAGCACGGTCGTCGCGCATATGCGCAAGGTCCACCCCGAGGTATGGCTCTCGGTGTCGGCCACCACCCGCAAGCCGCGGCCCGGTGAGCGACACGGCATCCACTACTTCTTCGTCAACGACGACGAGTTCGACAAGCTGATCGCCAACGGCGAGCTGCTGGAGTGGGCCGAGTTCGCGGGCAACCGCTACGGCACACCGCGCGGCGCGGTACTGGAACGCCTGGACAACGGCGAGCCGGTACTGCTGGAGATCGACCTCCAGGGCGCCCGGCTCGTCCGCGGGTCGATGCCCGAGGCCCGGCTGGTCTTCCTGGCTCCGCCGAGCTGGGACGAGCTGGTCCGCCGGCTCACCGGCCGGGGCACCGAGTCCGCCGAGGTCATCGAGCGCAGGCTCGACGCCGCCAAGACCGAACTCGCTGCCGAGTCGGAGTTCGACACCACCCTCGTCAACACCTCCGTCGAGGACGTAGCCCGTGAGCTGCTAGCCTTGATGGCAGTTGTCTGA
- the rpoZ gene encoding DNA-directed RNA polymerase subunit omega, translated as MSSSITAPEGIINPPIDELLEATDSKYSLVIYAAKRARQINAYYSQLGEGLLEYVGPLVDTHVHEKPLSIALREINAGLLTSEAIEAPAQ; from the coding sequence GTGTCCTCTTCCATCACCGCGCCCGAGGGCATCATCAACCCGCCGATCGACGAGCTGCTCGAGGCCACTGACTCGAAGTACAGCCTCGTGATCTACGCGGCCAAGCGTGCGCGTCAGATCAACGCGTACTACTCGCAGCTCGGTGAGGGCCTGCTGGAGTACGTCGGCCCGCTGGTGGACACCCACGTCCACGAGAAGCCGCTCTCGATCGCCCTGCGCGAGATCAACGCGGGTCTGCTGACCTCCGAGGCCATCGAGGCCCCGGCCCAGTAG